The Iamia majanohamensis genome window below encodes:
- a CDS encoding putative bifunctional diguanylate cyclase/phosphodiesterase, with protein MGERESAATVPRDEGPAGGGPVDRPLLHDLLARHPDAHVAAIRDDGIFVAVPDDVPLSPRHRVVAGRSVIDMVVPADAEAVIRAWEEVPATGTSRAAIHLRVAPRQLMDLHFVDARSDHGVLFALFLAAGTEEDDAPPPVTGDLAPAVVPRICRMRKDARAVILHADEAASRMLGFRADQLVGERSLAFIHPDDHALAIGSWMEMLTVPGLTHRVRLRHRRADGTHLWVEMSNENRLGPAGDGEVVSEVLDISEELAAQEALRASERLLREVSDTVPVGLVQLGPDREVVFANHRMRAMSDEARPGAALAAQIALAMPEDRPVLEAALDAVFGEGRPTELELRQRRGQEVRHYQVSLRPLTDDDDAVTGAVGCVTDVTESVRLRDELVRQATVDALSGCHNRAATMATLEALLAEPGRGVGVVFLDLDRFKEVNDTHGHRVGDQVLVSVVERIRAAVRDEQDLVGRLGGDEFLIVSPDAPGPDEALELAERIEAAASHQVVVDGMRIPVAATVGSAWGEGGRSTPERLVADADGAMYAAKSARIAARVGSRWRRRDDDLTDLRRALDDGGLELHHQPLVDLAGRDVRGHEALLRWRRGDQVVGAEAFIGAAVRSGLIVDLGAWVVEHFAATVATHAPRQAPGVRWFVNLSTRELATGASTLLERALGAHGVDPALVVVELTEQGRTVADADAVRGVHHLADLGVGVALDDFGSGWSSLEVLQQLPLTMVKFDRLFLDGLGRGTRAAALVGSVREMCERVGLEVVVEGIEVEAQVTELLHLGVTLGQGHLFGPPLHLTP; from the coding sequence CCCGACGCCCACGTGGCCGCCATCCGCGACGACGGCATCTTCGTCGCCGTGCCCGACGACGTGCCCCTCTCGCCCCGGCACCGCGTGGTCGCGGGTCGCTCGGTCATCGACATGGTCGTGCCCGCCGACGCCGAGGCCGTGATCCGGGCCTGGGAGGAGGTGCCGGCCACGGGCACCTCCCGGGCCGCGATCCACCTGCGCGTGGCCCCCCGGCAGCTGATGGACCTGCACTTCGTCGATGCCCGGTCCGACCACGGCGTGCTCTTCGCCCTCTTCCTCGCCGCCGGCACGGAGGAGGACGACGCGCCCCCACCCGTCACCGGCGACCTGGCCCCGGCCGTCGTGCCCCGCATCTGCCGGATGCGCAAGGACGCCCGCGCCGTCATCCTCCACGCCGACGAGGCCGCGTCGCGGATGCTCGGCTTCCGCGCCGACCAGCTGGTGGGCGAGCGCTCCCTCGCCTTCATCCACCCCGACGACCACGCCCTCGCCATCGGGAGCTGGATGGAGATGCTCACCGTCCCCGGCCTCACCCACCGGGTGCGGCTCCGCCACCGGCGGGCCGACGGCACCCACCTGTGGGTGGAGATGAGCAACGAGAACCGCCTCGGCCCCGCCGGCGACGGCGAGGTCGTCTCCGAGGTCCTCGACATCTCCGAGGAGCTCGCCGCCCAGGAGGCCCTGCGGGCCAGCGAGCGCCTCCTGCGCGAGGTGTCCGACACCGTGCCCGTCGGCCTCGTGCAGCTGGGACCCGACCGCGAGGTGGTCTTCGCCAACCACCGGATGCGGGCGATGTCCGACGAGGCCCGGCCCGGCGCCGCCCTGGCCGCGCAGATCGCCCTGGCGATGCCTGAGGACCGGCCCGTGCTCGAGGCCGCCCTCGACGCCGTGTTCGGCGAGGGCCGCCCGACCGAGCTCGAGCTGCGCCAGCGGCGCGGCCAGGAGGTCCGCCACTACCAGGTGAGCCTCCGGCCCCTCACCGACGACGACGACGCGGTCACCGGCGCGGTGGGCTGCGTGACCGACGTGACCGAGAGCGTCCGGCTGCGCGACGAGCTGGTGCGCCAGGCGACCGTCGACGCCCTCAGCGGGTGCCACAACCGGGCCGCCACCATGGCCACCCTCGAGGCGCTGCTGGCCGAGCCGGGCCGGGGCGTCGGCGTGGTGTTCCTCGACCTGGACCGCTTCAAGGAGGTCAACGACACCCACGGCCACCGCGTCGGCGACCAGGTGCTGGTGTCGGTCGTCGAGCGCATCCGGGCCGCCGTCCGCGACGAGCAGGACCTGGTCGGCCGGCTGGGCGGCGACGAGTTCCTCATCGTCTCGCCCGACGCGCCCGGACCCGACGAGGCCCTGGAGCTGGCCGAGCGGATCGAGGCCGCTGCCTCCCACCAGGTGGTGGTGGACGGCATGCGGATCCCGGTGGCCGCCACCGTGGGCAGCGCCTGGGGGGAGGGCGGCCGCAGCACCCCCGAGCGGCTGGTCGCCGACGCCGACGGGGCCATGTACGCGGCCAAGTCGGCGCGCATCGCCGCGCGGGTCGGGTCGCGGTGGCGTCGGCGCGACGACGACCTGACCGACCTGCGTCGAGCCCTCGACGACGGGGGCCTGGAGCTCCACCACCAGCCGCTGGTCGACCTGGCCGGGCGCGACGTCCGGGGCCACGAGGCCCTCCTCCGCTGGCGGCGGGGTGACCAGGTCGTCGGGGCCGAGGCCTTCATCGGGGCCGCGGTGCGGTCCGGCCTGATCGTCGACCTGGGCGCCTGGGTGGTCGAGCACTTCGCGGCCACCGTCGCGACCCACGCGCCGCGCCAGGCCCCCGGGGTGCGGTGGTTCGTCAACCTCTCGACCCGCGAGCTGGCCACCGGCGCCTCCACCCTGCTCGAGCGGGCCCTCGGCGCCCACGGGGTCGACCCCGCCCTCGTCGTGGTGGAGCTGACCGAGCAGGGCCGCACCGTCGCCGACGCCGACGCGGTGCGGGGGGTGCACCACCTCGCCGACCTCGGCGTGGGGGTGGCCCTCGACGACTTCGGCAGCGGCTGGTCGTCGCTCGAGGTGCTCCAGCAGCTGCCCCTCACCATGGTGAAGTTCGACCGCCTGTTCCTCGACGGCCTCGGGCGGGGCACGCGGGCCGCGGCGCTCGTCGGGTCGGTGCGCGAGATGTGCGAACGGGTCGGCCTGGAGGTCGTGGTCGAGGGCATCGAGGTCGAGGCCCAGGTGACCGAGCTGCTCCACCTGGGCGTCACCCTGGGCCAGGGCCACCTGTTCGGCCCGCCGCTCCACCTCACGCCCTGA